Genomic window (Desulforapulum autotrophicum HRM2):
CTGCCCGTCGAACGTAAACCCCGGGGGCCAGGCCCTCCAGATCGATGTATATCTTAAACGCCTCTTTTATGCCATCTTTTTTAAGGGTGTTGACCGGCCCTTTGACCTTTATTTCCATGGTTGGGGGAATCACGCTTGTGGGGTTTGTGCTGTTTATTGTGGCAACTGTAAGGTTTTTAAAGTTTTGGGTGGTAATGGTTTCAACAATGGGGATATCGGCAACAACAATGGCGGTTGATGGATCAACGCTTGTTGACGGGGAAAGGTCCAGGGGCAGGTTTTTTTTAAAACCTTCCTTTGCATTGGTGATGTCAACGGGTTTTGTCATGATGAACATCAGCGGTTCAAGGGTGGATTGCGGGCCTGTTACTTCCACCACTCCGGGATCTGTTGCCGCATCAAGGGCTGTAAATCCTGGCGCTGCCTCACCTGCGTAGGGAACATGGACCGGCAGCCGTTTTACCATTTTTTCCTCCAGCTGAACCGTGACAAAGGTGGGTACGATTTTAAGGATGGTAATCTTCGGGTTCAGGGGGATTCTTTCCTCCATGATGGGGATGGTGTAGGATCCTGGTTTGATTGTGGAGGCCATCCCTGCAGGATCCAGGGCAAGATCCGTGAACAGATCCACAAGGTAGCTCATATCCTCCTGGCCGGCTTTTTTGATCAGCCTGGCCGGTCCTTTGATCCTGATTTCAAGATTGGTGAGGTGGGAGGGAATCTTGACAAGATTGGCCGGAAGGGAGGAAAAGCCCAGGGGGAGGAGCAGGGTGGTTTCCACAGGTTCCTGGGAGCAGGAAAAGAGCAGCATCAGGAGCGCTGCAATGGTGAGCATTGGGGACCGATTTGGAATCCATCCCCTGGGGGCATTGGTGGTGGTCATCAACACTTTTGCCGGCGGTTGTGTCCCAGGATGGCCCCAGTGATTCGGGCCATGGGCGCAAAGGTTTTGACATCATGCACCCGGACGATGTCGGCACCGTTCATGAGGCAGGCAATGGAAGCTGCCATGGTCCCCTGTTCCGCCTCAGGGTCGTCGGCTTTGATGGTCCTGCCCAGTTCCTGTGTGAGAATTTTTTGAACAAAGGATTTTCTGGAGGGTCCCATGAGCACGGGATAGCCAAGGGCCTTGATTCTATCGATGTGTCGAATGAGCAGAAGGTTGTGGGCAAGTGTTTTACCAAACCCGATACCCGGATCAAGAATGATTCTGTCCTGTCGGATGCCGGCGTCAAGGGCAACCTTGATTCTGTTACCAAGATAGGTGGTGATTTCCCCCATAAGATCTTCATAGGTGGGCTTGATCTGCATGGTTTCAGGGGTGCCCCGCATGTGCATGAGAATGACCGGGACTTGTGCGTCAAAAACCACAGACGCCATGTCAGGGTCGTGTTCCATGGCTGAAATGTCGTTGATGATGGCCGCTCCGGCCTGGACAGCCTCCCGTGCCACCCGGGCCTTGACCGTGTCAATGGAGATGGGCACCTTAATTCTGGTTGAAAGGGCTTCGATTACGGGAATGACCCGGTCCAACTCTTCCTGGACCGTCACAGGTGTAGCAAAAGGGCGGGAAGATTCCCCGCCGATGTCTATAATGTCTGCCCCTGCCTCAACCAGGGCCATGCCCTGGTCCACGGCCCTGTCAAATTTGAGGTAGCGGCCACCGTCGGAAAACGAATCAGGCGTGGTATTGAGGATACCCATGATACAGGGGTTGTCATTAAGATCAAGTTTAAATCCCTTCCACGCCATGGCACTAATCATTGTTTTTCATATCCTTTTCAGGCTCGTTGTCAGGCACAACTTCAGGGGGCTCTTGTTCGGATGGGTCTGTTTTCGGAAGATCCTCGTTGTCTGGGTCTGTCTTGCCGGTTGCCTGGTCCTGATTGTCGGGCTGTGCCGGTTCTTCGTGTGAATCCTTCTTGGCTTTTTCGGGCATCGGTGTCGTGGACTTTTTTGAGGACGGGCTGAAATCAGGTTTCATGGAGTGAATCAGCTCATCAAGTTCTTCGCCCATGACGGTTTCCTTTTCCAGGAGAAGACCGGTCAATTTGTGGAGAAGTTCAATGTTTTCCACAAGGACCTCTTTTGCCCTGTCATAGCTTCTCCTGATAATGGTCGCCACTTCAGCGTCTATTTTTCTTGCTGTTTCCTCGGAGTATTCCCTTGCCTGGCCCATGTCACGGCCGATGAAGATGTGTTCATCTCCCTTGTCATAGGCAAGGGGGGCAAGCTCGTCGCTCATTCCCCAGGTCCTCACCATCTTGTTGGCAAGTGTTGTTGCCTGCTTGATATCGTTGGAGGCCCCGGTTGAGATGCGCTTGAAGATGATTTCTTCTGCGACCCTTCCGCCAAAGGCCACGGCAAGTTCACTTTCCAGCTGATCCTTATACTTGAAATCCCTCTCTTCGGGCAGAAACCAGGTGACACCTGCGGCCCGTCCCCTGGGGATGATGGTGACCTTGTTCACAGCATCGGTGCCGGGCAGGAGTCTTGCCACTAGGGCATGGCCTGCCTCGTGGTAGGCCGTTGTTTTTTTCTCGTCCTCCCGGATGACCTTGGATTTTCGTTCAAGTCCCATGTAAACCTTGTCCTTGGCATCTTCAAAATCCATCATGTCAAGTTTGTCGTGGTCTCTTTTGGCTGCAAGCAGGGCAGCTTCGTTGACCAGGTTTTCAAGGTCGGCTCCGGAAAATCCAGGGGTTCCCTTGGCAAGGTTAAGTGGGTTGACTTCATCCGCAAGGGGGGTTTTTTTCATGTGAACCTTGAGAATACCTTCCCTGCCCTTGATATCTGGCAGATCCACATAGACCTGGCGGTCAAACCGGCCGGGTCTGAGCAGGGCCGGGTCAAGCACGTCGGCCCGGTTGGTTGCGGCCATGAGGATCACCCCTTCGTTGGATTCAAACCCATCCATTTCAACCAGGAGCTGGTTCAGGGTCTGCTCTCTTTCGTCGTGGCCTCCGCCCATGCCAGCACCCCTCTGGCGGCCCACGGCATCGATCTCGTCAATGAATATGATGCAGGGGGCGTTTTTTTTGCCCTGGGCAAAGAGATCCCTCACCCTTGAGGCACCGACTCCCACAAACATCTCCACAAAATCAGATCCTGAAATGGTGTAAAAAGGAACACCTGCCTCGCCTGCAACGGCCCGGGAGAGAAGGGTCTTTCCCGTTCCAGGGGCACCCACAAGCAGCACGCCCTTGGGAATTCGGCCTCCGAGTCTTGTGTACTTGCTCGGTTCCCTTAGAAAGTCAACCACCTCGGTGAGCTCTTCCTTTGCCTCGTCAATACCTGCCACATTTTCAAAGGTAACTTTTT
Coding sequences:
- a CDS encoding CdaR family protein → MTTTNAPRGWIPNRSPMLTIAALLMLLFSCSQEPVETTLLLPLGFSSLPANLVKIPSHLTNLEIRIKGPARLIKKAGQEDMSYLVDLFTDLALDPAGMASTIKPGSYTIPIMEERIPLNPKITILKIVPTFVTVQLEEKMVKRLPVHVPYAGEAAPGFTALDAATDPGVVEVTGPQSTLEPLMFIMTKPVDITNAKEGFKKNLPLDLSPSTSVDPSTAIVVADIPIVETITTQNFKNLTVATINSTNPTSVIPPTMEIKVKGPVNTLKKDGIKEAFKIYIDLEGLAPGVYVRRAAITLPVGLMLADTKPELFTVTIK
- the folP gene encoding dihydropteroate synthase; translated protein: MISAMAWKGFKLDLNDNPCIMGILNTTPDSFSDGGRYLKFDRAVDQGMALVEAGADIIDIGGESSRPFATPVTVQEELDRVIPVIEALSTRIKVPISIDTVKARVAREAVQAGAAIINDISAMEHDPDMASVVFDAQVPVILMHMRGTPETMQIKPTYEDLMGEITTYLGNRIKVALDAGIRQDRIILDPGIGFGKTLAHNLLLIRHIDRIKALGYPVLMGPSRKSFVQKILTQELGRTIKADDPEAEQGTMAASIACLMNGADIVRVHDVKTFAPMARITGAILGHNRRQKC
- the ftsH gene encoding ATP-dependent zinc metalloprotease FtsH yields the protein MNQFYKNLSLWLVIVLMMVMLYNIFNQQNMVDTTIDYSDFLAMVDNGRIKSVVIQGQDIYLTDNTGARFSTFAPKDSDLISTLRKSGTAIKVKPPTESSWFMSIIISWLPMIVLIGVWIFFMRQMQGGGGGGKAMSFGKSRARLMSDKGEKVTFENVAGIDEAKEELTEVVDFLREPSKYTRLGGRIPKGVLLVGAPGTGKTLLSRAVAGEAGVPFYTISGSDFVEMFVGVGASRVRDLFAQGKKNAPCIIFIDEIDAVGRQRGAGMGGGHDEREQTLNQLLVEMDGFESNEGVILMAATNRADVLDPALLRPGRFDRQVYVDLPDIKGREGILKVHMKKTPLADEVNPLNLAKGTPGFSGADLENLVNEAALLAAKRDHDKLDMMDFEDAKDKVYMGLERKSKVIREDEKKTTAYHEAGHALVARLLPGTDAVNKVTIIPRGRAAGVTWFLPEERDFKYKDQLESELAVAFGGRVAEEIIFKRISTGASNDIKQATTLANKMVRTWGMSDELAPLAYDKGDEHIFIGRDMGQAREYSEETARKIDAEVATIIRRSYDRAKEVLVENIELLHKLTGLLLEKETVMGEELDELIHSMKPDFSPSSKKSTTPMPEKAKKDSHEEPAQPDNQDQATGKTDPDNEDLPKTDPSEQEPPEVVPDNEPEKDMKNND